The Centroberyx gerrardi isolate f3 chromosome 7, fCenGer3.hap1.cur.20231027, whole genome shotgun sequence genome contains a region encoding:
- the LOC139909332 gene encoding cytochrome P450 2K1-like produces MGILDLLLQSCSSVSLLGAAVFLLVLYLFSSSFSSQEKGKEPPGPKPLPLLGNLLQLDLKRPHLTLCKLSKQYGPVFTVYFGPKKVVVLAGYKTVSQALVDHAVEFGDREILPIGYDLSGPHGIVFANGESWKEMRRFALTNLRDFGMGKKAAEEKIIEESQHLIKVFEKHQGKAFNNAQPVNYAVSSIICSIVYGSRFEYDDPEFTTMVDRASENIRLTGSPSVQLYNNLPWLCKWIGNRMHLKKNVAANREQMTKLIRPLQETLNTQICRGFVDSFLARKQSLEESGNMNTYYNNENLLSTVGNLFAAGTDTTGTTLRWGLLLMAKYPHIQDQVQKELSRVIGSRQVRAEDRKNLPYTNAVIHETQRLASILPISIPHITSQDVTFQGYFIGKGTTVFPLLASVLWDETEWESPHTFNPAHFLDKDGKFVKRDAFMPFSAGRRACLGESLAKMELFLFFTSLLQRFRFTPPPGVTEDELDLTPAVGFTLNPSLHQLCAVSHV; encoded by the exons ATGGGCATATTGGATCTTCTTCTCCAGTCCTGCAGTTCAGTCTCCCTGTTGGGGGCTGCTGTGTTCCTGCTGGTCCTctacctcttctcctccagcttcaGCTCCCAGGAAAAGGGGAAGGAGCCTCCAGGACCCAAACCTCTTCCCCTGCTTGGTAACCTGTTGCAGCTGGATCTCAAGAGACCCCACCTCACACTCTGCAAG CTTTCCAAGCAATATGGACCAGTGTTCACAGTCTATTTTGGACCCAAGAAAGTGGTGGTCCTGGCAGGATAcaagacagtcagtcaggctcTGGTCGACCATGCTGTGGAgtttggagacagagagatcctGCCAATAGGCTATGACCTCAGTGGTCCACATG GTATTGTATTTGCCAATGGGGAATCATGGAAAGAGATGAGGCGTTTTGCTCTGACTAACCTGAGAGACTTTGGGATGGGCAAGAAAGCAGCTGAGGAGAAAATCATAGAAGAGAGTCAGCACCTGATCAAAGTGTTTGAAAAGCATCAAG GTAAAGCCTTTAATAATGCCCAGCCAGTAAATTATGCTGTCTCCAGTATCATCTGCTCCATTGTCTATGGCAGCAGATTTGAATATGATGATCCAGAGTTCACAACCATGGTAGACAGAGCCAGTGAGAACATTCGACTTACAGGCTCTCCCTCAGTACAG CTATACAACAATTTGCCATGGTTGTGCAAATGGATAGGCAACAGAATGCATCTCAAGAAGAACGTTGCTGCCAATAGAGAACAGATGACAAAGCTGATCAGACCTTTACAGGAGACTCTGAATACTCAAATATGCAGAGGATTTGTGGACTCTTTTCTGGCCCGCAAGCAGAGTCTAGAG GAATCAGGGAATATGAATACCTACTACAACAATGAGAACCTTTTGTCAACTGTTGGCAACCTCTTTGCGGCTGGTACTGATACTACAGGAACTACACTCAGATGGGGTCTATTGCTCATGGCCAAATATCCTCATATACAAG ACCAGGTTCAGAAAGAGCTGAGCAGGGTGATAGGAAGTCGTCAGGTCCGGGCAGAGGACAGGAAGAACCTGCCCTACACTAATGCCGTCATCCATGAGACTCAGAGACTGGCGAGTATCCTCCCTATTTCCATTCCtcacatcaccagccaagatgTCACCTTCCAGGGCTATTTCATCGGCAAG GGGaccacagtgtttcctctgttggCATCTGTTCTTTGGGATGAGACTGAATGGGAGAGCCCCCACACCTTTAATCCTGCCCATTTCCTGGACAAGGATGGGAAGTTTGTCAAGAGAGATGCCTTCATGCCTTTTTCTGCAG GTCGCAGGGCTTGTCTCGGAGAGAGTCTGGCCAAGATGgagctcttcctcttcttcacctctctcctccagcgcTTTCGTTTCACTCCTCCACCTGGAGTTACAGAGGATGAACTGGATCTGACACCAGCTGTGGGCTTCACCCTCAACCCTTCACTCCACCAACTTTGTGCTGTCAGTCATGTCTGA
- the LOC139909339 gene encoding uncharacterized protein LOC139909339, with translation MGRLDDAAKRKVVELRKAGLSFRKIKAVLELENIKVSAQAIYLFLREFQGRPPGRVRPEEAGSSTSPTQVQARAGGSLAARRDGWSNIHLQNLLREASHHAGFAAAAEFAKQTAAHPETSAKPPGSREISGGSRAEQQHEGNKEENDIQIVSVTSLAQNSQQRALQSSATGVGVGSTTVTASGAFMRRRVTPSPATNPILAARRRLLDKALSHRAKSFHQMASLLRRDHSSVQGADLRSAEPQQPETYDLTTEKTILEGQPGGVSAPRRYLTQRPGLSIRSLHPPPRVGIRLPNRAPAPLTSSAPGGAVIRLQTPGVQGTTRREGNPSPQQAVQDTGGRGGLQDQIQTLGSEVRSLGLAVKMLVEQQCRLEREQVQQTHVQRQILSTLQSLASRLGPCSSLQQQHNKTPSPSSLPTASTTFSQDTFNYSQGTYTQCSQTQPSYNAIEGLEPVEAFKLPGLSPTSMNGFPPCGNAESLPLTHTPPQTQPYATAYTQQHSQTLMPSYTQSYVPTYTQSHSQPFRGSESKAPDFPSSCSAGTLQDCSVATQPVMNSSHSPQDHQVNIIKVEGP, from the exons ATGGGCAGGCTGGATGATGCCGCCAAGCGCAAAGTGGTGGAGCTGCGGAAGGCTGGTCTTAGTTTCCGTAAGATCAAGGctgtgctggagctggagaacaTCAAGGTGTCTGCCCAAGCCATCTACCTGttcttgagggagttccaggggagACCGCCAGGCAGGGTCAGACCCGAGGAGGCTGGAAGCAGCACATCCCCAACACAGGTGCAAGCTAGAGCTGGGGGAAGCCTTGCAGCAAGACGAGATGGCTGGAGTAACATTCATCTCCAAAACCTGCTGCGGGAGGCGTCTCACCATGCTGGCTTCGCTGCAGCAGCGGAATTTGCCAAGCAGACAGCCGCACATCCAGAGACTAGTGCAAAGCCACCTGGGTCTAGAGAGATCAGTGGAGGTAGCAGGGCAGAGCAGCAACATGAGGGAAATAAGGAAGAGAATGACATCCAGATTGTTAGCGTCACCTCTCTTGCCCAGAACAGCCaacaaagggccctgcagtccTCTGCAACAGGGGTAGGAGTTGGGTCAACCACAGTGACAGCATCAGGAGCGTTCATGAGGAGGAGAGTCACACCTTCTCCAGCTACCAATCCAATCTTGGCAGCTCGCAGGAGGCTTTTGGATAAAGCTCTGTCCCACAGAGCAAAG TCATTCCATCAGATGGCGTCATTGTTGAGGAGAGATCACTCTAGCGTCCAAGGTGCTGATTTGAGAAGTGCAGAGCCACAACAGCCTGAAACTTACGATCTGACCACTGAAAAG ACAATTTTGGAGGGACAGCCAGGAGGAGTGAGTGCCCCCAGACGTTACCTCACTCAGAGACCAGGTTTGTCGATCCGCTCCCTTCATCCCCCTCCTCGGGTTGGCATCCGTCTTCCTAACCGGGCACCAGCACCTCTAACATCCTCGGCTCCTGGGGGTGCCGTCATCCGCCTCCAGACCCCTGGGGTCCAGGGCACTACTCGGAGAGAGGGGAACCCCAGCCCCCAGCAGGCAGTCCAGGAcacaggagggagaggtgggctGCAGGATCAGATTCAGACCCTAGGCTCTGAGGTGCGCAGCCTGGGCTTGGCAGTGAAGATGCTGGTGGAGCAGCAGTGCCgtctggagagagagcaggtgcaGCAGACACACGTTCAGAGGCAGATCCTCAGTACTCTACAGAGCCTAGCCTCCAGACTGGGCCCTTGTAGCAGTCTTCAACAGCAGCACAACAAAACCCCATCTCCTTCATCTTTGCCGACTGCATCTACCACCTTCAGCCAAGACACCTTCAACTACAGTCAAGGCACATACACTCAGTGCAGCCAAACCCAGCCCAGCTACAACGCTATAGAGGGTCTGGAGCCTGTAGAGGCCTTCAAACTGCCAGGACTAAGCCCTACAAGCATGAATGGGTTCCCACCATGTGGCAACGCTGAGAGCCTCCCACTTACTCACACTCCCCCTCAAACACAGCCTTATGCAACAgcatacacacagcaacacagtcaaACACTCATGCCATCCTACACACAGTCCTATGTCCCTACATATACCCAGTCACATTCTCAGCCATTCAGAGGGTCAGAGAGTAAAGCTCCTGATTTCCCTAGCAGCTGTTCAGCAGGGACTCTCCAGGACTGCAGTGTCGCCACCCAGCCAGTGATGAACTCTAGCCACTCTCCACAGGATCATCAGGTCAATATTATCAAAGTGGAAGGACCTTAG
- the rnps1 gene encoding RNA-binding protein with serine-rich domain 1: MAPSPTKRREEEKTKDRGKEKTGTKEGGDKERGRDKGRKRRSASTGSSSSRSRSSSTSSSSSGSSSGSSSGSSSSGSSRSGSSSSRSSSSSSSSGSPSPSRRRHDNRRRSRSTSKTQKRGDDKERRKRSTSPKPTKVHLGRLTRNVTKDHIQEIFATYGKIKMIDMPMDRLHQHLSRGSAYVEFETPEEAQKALKHMDGGQIDGQEITASAVLAQRIRPPPRRPSPPRRMPPPPPVWRRSPPRMRRRSRSPRRRSPVRRRSRSRSPGRRRHRSRSSSNSSR; encoded by the exons AT GGCACCATCCCCCACTAAgcgaagggaggaggaaaaaacaaaagacagaggcAAGGAAAAGACTGGTACCAAagaaggaggagacaaggagagaggaagggacaaAGGAAGGAAACGCCGCAGTGCTTctactggcagcagcagcagcag GTCCAGATCTAGCTCTACCTCAAGCAGCAGCTCTGGTTCCAGCTCGGGTTCCTCCAGCGGATCCAGTTCGTCTGGTTCCAGCCGCTCAGGTTCTTCCAGctctcgctcctcctcctcttccagctCCTCTGGCTCTCCCAGCCCGAGCCGCAGACGCCATGACAACCGCCGGCGCTCCCGCTCAAC GTCCAAAACACAGAAGAGGGGAGATGATAAGGAGCGAAGGAAAAGGAGCACAAGCCCCAAACCAACTAAAGTTCACTTAGGACGACTGACCAGGAATGTTACCAAG GACCACATCCAGGAGATCTTCGCCACCTATGGGAAAATCAAAATGATTGACATGCCGATGGACAGGCTCCACCAGCACCTGTCCAGGGGCTCTGCCTACGtggagtttgagacccctgagGAGGCCCAGAAGGCCCTCAAACACATGGACGGAG GTCAGATTGACGGACAGGAGATCACTGCCTCTGCTGTGCTGGCTCAAAGAATCCGCCCCCCGCCTCGTAGACCCTCTCCCCCTCGCAGGATGCCCCCGCCTCCACCTGTGTGGCGTCGTAGCCCACCCCGCATGAGGAGAAG GTCTCGGTCGCCAAGGAGACGGTCCCCAGTGCGCCGTCGCTCTCGCTCCAGGTCTCCCGGTCGCAGACGTCACCGCTCCCGTTCCAGCTCCAACTCCTCTCGATAG